The following nucleotide sequence is from Flavimarina sp. Hel_I_48.
GGTAGTATTGACCTGAGTACGATCCTTCCTGTTTTCCCGAATGGTGAAGATCCAAATGGGTATGCTATTACCTACCACAATACGCTCAGTGATGCAGAAAACGCGGTTAGCCCTATAGATACGACTGCGACCTATACCATTCCCCCTGGCATCGCTTCGCGTTCGGTATATATTCGGGTAGCACTTGTTGATGAGCCAACATGCTACGTTGTGGTAACGCTTCTTATAGAAGTTGGCGATCTTCCCCCTGTTGATGTAAGGGAGGATGTGGTTACGTGTGGCAGCTATATATTACCAGAAATTACCGATGGAACATACTATTTGCTTCCGGGTGGAGAAGGTACTGCGTTGAGTCCAGGAGATGAAATAAATACCCAATTCACACAGACCATTTACATTTATAACGAATCTGCGGAGGGTTGTCCCAACGAAACTTCTAGCTTTACGGTTACCCTGCCAGATAAATTTGAATTGGATGACACGCGTGGTTGTGCCGGTGAATATGTTCTCCCTTTATTACCAGAAGGTGCAGGCGCTTTTTATACCGCGGCAGATGGTCCTAATGGCGGTGGTTCTGAATACGATTCTGAACAATCAATAACTACGTCGCGAACTGTTTATTACTATGCAGAAGTTGACGGAAGTGTTTGTATAAATCAAGGGTATGATTTAACCATCGATCCCCTTCCAGCGCTAAGCAAACCAGAGGATGAAATCGTATGTGGATCCTATACATTGCCTGCTCTTGCAAATGGTGAATACAATACTCAGGCAGACGGTCAGGGAACGACTTTGCAAGCCGGCGATGTCATAACCACGAGTCAGACCATATATACCTATAGTGAGAATGCGCGTTGTAACGATGCCTCTGAGTTCAATATCTTTATAGTTCCTACTCTGGCATATTTTGAAGCAGCAAACAGTGATTTGCCCCATTGTGGTTCTTTCGATCTTCCTGAAATTGAGGTAGGTGCTTATTATACTGAAGCCAACGGTCAGGGCATTGAGATTCCCAAAAACAACCCTCTTACCGTTTCACGACCCGTGTATTACTACGCGGAGGTTACGACAGGGGACAACTGCACCGAAGACTTATCTTTTGATGTTGTAATCACTCCCATACCTAAAGTTGACAATCCTGTGGATGTATCAATTTGTGTAAATGACGCACCGTATATACTTCCCAAGACTACAAATGGACAATATTTTACAGAATCTGACCGTGGCGGCACACAACTTCCGGCAGGAAGTGAAATCAATGCTACTCAGACGATTTATGTAAACAATGAGGTAGATGGTTGTACTAACGAAAATGAGTTCTCGGTCACGCTTCGGCCTAAACCACCCATAGATAATTTTGTCCCTGTCTACGCCTGTGATACCTATGAATTGCCTGTTTTGACAAATGGTGTGTATTATACTGAAGCAGGCGGACCTAATGGTACAGGGGAATTGCTAGAGGCAGGGACCGTATTTTCAGAAAATACAACGCTATGGATCTATAACGCTTATGATGACCTGTTAGGCTGTTTCAATGATAAATCTTTTGATATTACTATTTTAGGAGTTGAGGTAGGGGAATTTGAGGATGTGGTATCCTGTGATGCTTATGTTTTGCCAGAACTGGTCAATGGAAATTATTACACCGCTCCCCGCGGAAGAGGTACGCGCCTTAATGCTGGCGATCGTATTGTGGAAACGCAGCAGATCTATGTCTACTCCCGCAAAGGCACCCGGTTTATCTGTGAAGATTTTGATGACTTTACGGTGACTATTTCAGAAACGCCCCTTATTGAACCCATAAATGATATAGAAGCGTGTGGTTCATTTACCCTTCCGGCATTAGATCAAACCGTTTTTGATATAGCATATTATCGCGCACCTAACGGTCAGGATCCTATCGCGTCTTCAGACCTTACGTTAGACCAGCCCGGTACGTATACCATTTATCGTTATGCTACCGCTAAAAACAATACAGATTGTTTTGACGAAGATCTCTTTCAGGTCACGATCTATCCGTTACTGGATTTCAGTGTTGAAGGTGGGACGGTATGTACAGATCCGGAAACCGGCGAGGTGCTTGAGAGCCTGACCCTGGAATCTGGCCTAGATCCAGCTGAATTTGAGGTTACCTGGTCAATAAACAACGAAGTTGTATCTGTAGGGCCTACACATGAAGCCACCGCAGTAGGAACCTATACCGTTTCAACTACAAAGATAAATCCCGAAGTTGGGGCGGACTGTAACTATAACCCTACAACCGTAGAAGTTTTGGCCTCCAGTGAGCCCATTATTGAAGCCGAAGTAAATCAGTCTTTTGCAGATGTTTCGATAATCACTGTCATTGTGGTAAGTGGCGATGGGGATTATGAATATCAAATTGACGGTGGTGAATTCCAGGCCAGTAATGAATTTTACGATGTTACTTCTGGTAAGCATGAGGTTACGGCAAGAGGTATTACGGGTAATTGTGCCGCAACAACGATCATCGTAAATGTGGTGAATTACCAAAAATTCTTTACGCCAAATGCTGACGGTATCAATGATACATGGAATATTGAATCACTAAGAGGTTATGCCGATGGACAGATCGAAATATTTGACCGTTATGGTAAACTGCTGAAAACCATATTCCCTGACGGAAACGGCTGGGACGGTACTTTCCGTGGAGAGAATATGCCTTCTGATGATTATTGGTTCAAGGTTCGCTTTGTTGATGAAGAAGGGATGCCCGTGGAGTTTAAGGCACATTTCACCTTGAAAAGATAAAAATTCGCTATTTAGCTTAAATAGCGAATTTTTAGGCACGATAATTTTAGGTTTAGTAACTTTATTATAAATAAAAACAGCGATTTAGATGGTAAACCGCTGTTTCTTTGTAAAATTAGAGATTCATTCCTCCCGAAACTTCAATGCGCTGGCCATTTACCCATCTAGCATCGTCAGAGCACAAAAAGGCCACTACGCCGCCTATGTCTTCGGGTTGACCCGCACGGCCCAGAGCTGTCAGGTTTGCAATCATAGTATTGGTTTTCTCATCGTCTCTTACGTGACCGTTTCCAAAATCGGTTTCTATCGCTCCCGGTGCTATTACATTAGCAGTAATTTTTCGGCTCCCCAGCTCTCTGGCAAGGTATCGTGTAAGCACTTCTAAAGCGCCTTTCATAGAAGCATAAGCAGAAGAACCAGGTATGCTGAAACGCGCCAAACCTGATGAAATATTCACAATGCGACCCCCATCATTCATAAGAGGAAGTAATTTTTGGGTAAGAAAAAACACACCTTTGTAGTGTATATTGAGCATCTCATCAAACTGCTCTTCCGTGGTCTCCATGAAAGGAGTATATAAAGCTGTACCTGCATTATTGATTAGAAAATCAAAATTAGGATAGCCGGTTTCCTCCTTTAAATAATTTGTAAACGTGCTTATAAAAGTATCAAAACCGCCAATTTTTGATGTGTCCAACTGTAAAGCAATAGCTTTTTGCCCCAGGTCGTTAATCTGACTCGCTACCGCATCTGCTGCCTTTTTATTGGTATGATAGGTAAATATGATATCAGTCCCGTTTCTGGCCAGGCTAAGTGCCATATCTTTACCTAAACCGCGGCTTCCGCCGGTAATTATTGCAACTTTGTTTTTAGTTTCCATTTGCTTTTTTTAAGATTAATAATAATGCAAATTTGAAGGGAATTGAGCAACAACGTGTTACAAATATCAAAGACTTTGTTGTAAAATTCAAATTTTTACTGATGGCGTAAATTAAGATCTGAATGTAACAGGAGAAAAACTGGTTTGTTTTTTAAAGAAATTAGAAAAATGTGCCACCTCTTCAAAGCCAAGGCTATAGGCTATTTCAGAAACGCTCCAATTGGTTTG
It contains:
- a CDS encoding SDR family NAD(P)-dependent oxidoreductase — encoded protein: METKNKVAIITGGSRGLGKDMALSLARNGTDIIFTYHTNKKAADAVASQINDLGQKAIALQLDTSKIGGFDTFISTFTNYLKEETGYPNFDFLINNAGTALYTPFMETTEEQFDEMLNIHYKGVFFLTQKLLPLMNDGGRIVNISSGLARFSIPGSSAYASMKGALEVLTRYLARELGSRKITANVIAPGAIETDFGNGHVRDDEKTNTMIANLTALGRAGQPEDIGGVVAFLCSDDARWVNGQRIEVSGGMNL
- a CDS encoding T9SS type B sorting domain-containing protein yields the protein MQNYNVVNQQIGALKVAFTVLLFLCTTLGFSQTVSVDNSQSAPSLVNMLLNDACAEISNISSSSIEATGSFTNNGGAFPIADGVIIRTGNAGLTAGGYTGNNLDSQLNNDTDPFLQQLLDESGRAAVIEEIAFLEFDFVPVSNFLSFDFLLASNEYGDEQCNSSDVLAFILTDLENGTETNLGVIPGGTTPVSVQNIKDAAFNPTCPSVNADLFASYEVDNNESTINMNGYTSVLTASSSNVVPGRRYKMRIVIGDANDTRFDSAIFLSAGSFNTGINLGETFSLCGGDSTVLESGLAGEGYTFEWFRNGVLLPGEIETNLTIDQSGTYKVEVTRGNSSCLLEDEVVVSDLQVTEPVDVGACFSNSGSSLFDLTENNAETLGITGLGYEILYYASQEDLDNGIAIPTNEITSYASAGNQTIFIKLRNIENGSFCDAQYDFELSVADPIDVNPPAPIEICLLPGESGSIDLSTILPVFPNGEDPNGYAITYHNTLSDAENAVSPIDTTATYTIPPGIASRSVYIRVALVDEPTCYVVVTLLIEVGDLPPVDVREDVVTCGSYILPEITDGTYYLLPGGEGTALSPGDEINTQFTQTIYIYNESAEGCPNETSSFTVTLPDKFELDDTRGCAGEYVLPLLPEGAGAFYTAADGPNGGGSEYDSEQSITTSRTVYYYAEVDGSVCINQGYDLTIDPLPALSKPEDEIVCGSYTLPALANGEYNTQADGQGTTLQAGDVITTSQTIYTYSENARCNDASEFNIFIVPTLAYFEAANSDLPHCGSFDLPEIEVGAYYTEANGQGIEIPKNNPLTVSRPVYYYAEVTTGDNCTEDLSFDVVITPIPKVDNPVDVSICVNDAPYILPKTTNGQYFTESDRGGTQLPAGSEINATQTIYVNNEVDGCTNENEFSVTLRPKPPIDNFVPVYACDTYELPVLTNGVYYTEAGGPNGTGELLEAGTVFSENTTLWIYNAYDDLLGCFNDKSFDITILGVEVGEFEDVVSCDAYVLPELVNGNYYTAPRGRGTRLNAGDRIVETQQIYVYSRKGTRFICEDFDDFTVTISETPLIEPINDIEACGSFTLPALDQTVFDIAYYRAPNGQDPIASSDLTLDQPGTYTIYRYATAKNNTDCFDEDLFQVTIYPLLDFSVEGGTVCTDPETGEVLESLTLESGLDPAEFEVTWSINNEVVSVGPTHEATAVGTYTVSTTKINPEVGADCNYNPTTVEVLASSEPIIEAEVNQSFADVSIITVIVVSGDGDYEYQIDGGEFQASNEFYDVTSGKHEVTARGITGNCAATTIIVNVVNYQKFFTPNADGINDTWNIESLRGYADGQIEIFDRYGKLLKTIFPDGNGWDGTFRGENMPSDDYWFKVRFVDEEGMPVEFKAHFTLKR